A genomic stretch from Streptomyces sp. QL37 includes:
- a CDS encoding DinB family protein produces MNAPARLIPLLEQFDWARERLTGRLSGPFVDSGNGTDVEVSALTDEEYRWEPVPDCWSVRLRSAGPGRGATFLTGAGEWGRDSTPFPHPSPPPFTTLAWRLSHLSELLALRADHTAGSRSLTREDYRVVGEAAGALADFGASADAWRAALLGADDAALDTVGYSTYPYGSDPEDPFLDTVWWVNQELLHHGAEIALLRDLYRARGGPA; encoded by the coding sequence GTGAACGCACCCGCCCGTCTGATCCCTTTGCTGGAGCAGTTCGACTGGGCCCGCGAACGGCTCACCGGACGGCTCTCGGGTCCGTTCGTGGACAGCGGCAACGGCACGGACGTGGAGGTGTCCGCGCTGACCGACGAGGAGTACCGGTGGGAGCCGGTGCCGGACTGCTGGTCGGTCCGCCTCCGGAGCGCGGGTCCCGGGCGGGGCGCGACCTTCCTGACCGGGGCGGGTGAGTGGGGACGCGACAGCACGCCCTTCCCGCATCCTTCGCCGCCGCCCTTCACCACCCTCGCATGGCGCCTGAGCCATCTCAGCGAGCTGCTGGCGCTGCGCGCCGATCACACGGCGGGGAGCCGCAGCCTCACCCGGGAGGACTACCGCGTGGTGGGGGAAGCTGCGGGGGCCCTGGCGGACTTCGGCGCGTCGGCCGACGCGTGGCGTGCGGCCCTGCTCGGCGCCGACGACGCCGCGCTCGACACGGTCGGGTACAGCACCTATCCGTACGGCAGCGACCCGGAGGACCCCTTCCTGGACACCGTGTGGTGGGTCAACCAGGAGCTGCTGCACCACGGAGCGGAGATCGCGCTGCTGCGGGATCTCTACCGCGCGCGGGGCGGCCCGGCCTGA
- a CDS encoding serine/threonine-protein kinase: MADTRLIQSRYRLLDLIGRGGMGEVWRARDESLGRQVAVKCLKPMGPQHDQAFTRILRERFRREARVAAALQHRGVTVVHDFGESDGVLYLVMELLEGRNLSQLLEDNKQHPLPVADVVDIADQVADALRYTHQQGIVHRDLKPANIMRLDDGAVKICDFGIARLGHDIGFTSRLTGTGIAMGTPHYMSPEQISGGEVDHRSDLYSLGCVLYEIATGVPPFDMDDAWAVLVGHRDTAPEPPRNHRAELPGYFDKVVLDLLAKTPGERPADAGDLRQRIALGRTGEQPETGRVRLAPPVPVQHPGGGTPRLPSWTRDMTTGHKATGAAYVGTAAVDHAAALTGAWTTGTGRAPEPGRPTPPPGLLATLAGRHSAGLNLGRLGHWEEAGEVHRAVATEREQALGPDHPDTLASRYEVGFTLSRTGRAAEALREFARVADGRERTLGPDHPETLAARQETAYVLGQLGRHFEAHQVYASVLASRERSMGPDHPDTLRCRHNLAFNLSRLGRLEDSYRMAREVAAARGRLLGATHPDTLVTLYEVAYTLGRLDRWTEALQTYRDVAQGRAAALGPDHPDTLSARYEVGISLGRLGRSAEALELYRALVEDRTRAGGPADPETLRARHGLGVNLGRMARWEEALDESREVCAIRERTLGPDHPDTLVSRREVAVGLGWLGRWAEALTDYRAVAEIRERALGADHPDTLAARNDEAHCLEQLGRSTEAVDLYRRVADLRRQRGMPPH; the protein is encoded by the coding sequence ATGGCGGACACCAGGCTGATCCAGAGCCGGTACCGGCTGCTCGATCTGATCGGGCGCGGAGGCATGGGCGAGGTGTGGCGCGCGCGCGACGAGTCGCTGGGCCGGCAGGTCGCCGTCAAGTGCCTGAAACCGATGGGGCCGCAGCACGACCAGGCCTTCACCCGCATACTGCGCGAGCGCTTCCGCCGTGAGGCGCGGGTGGCCGCGGCACTCCAGCACCGCGGAGTCACCGTCGTCCACGACTTCGGCGAGTCGGACGGCGTCCTCTACCTCGTCATGGAGCTTCTGGAGGGACGCAACCTCAGCCAGCTCCTGGAGGACAACAAGCAGCACCCGCTGCCGGTGGCCGATGTCGTCGACATCGCCGACCAGGTCGCCGACGCCCTCCGCTACACCCACCAGCAGGGCATCGTGCACCGCGACCTCAAGCCCGCGAACATCATGCGGCTCGACGACGGTGCCGTGAAGATCTGCGACTTCGGGATAGCCAGGCTCGGCCACGACATCGGCTTCACGTCCCGTCTCACCGGTACCGGCATCGCCATGGGCACCCCGCACTACATGTCGCCCGAGCAGATCAGCGGCGGGGAGGTCGACCACCGCAGCGACCTCTACTCGCTGGGCTGTGTGCTGTACGAAATCGCAACGGGTGTACCGCCGTTCGACATGGACGACGCCTGGGCCGTGCTCGTCGGACACCGCGACACCGCTCCCGAGCCGCCGCGCAACCACCGAGCCGAACTCCCGGGGTACTTCGACAAGGTCGTCCTGGACCTGCTGGCCAAGACGCCCGGCGAGCGGCCGGCCGACGCCGGCGACCTGCGGCAGCGCATCGCACTCGGGCGCACCGGTGAGCAGCCGGAGACAGGGCGGGTCCGGCTCGCCCCGCCCGTCCCGGTCCAGCACCCCGGAGGCGGCACGCCCCGACTGCCCTCCTGGACACGGGACATGACCACCGGTCACAAGGCGACCGGCGCGGCGTACGTGGGCACCGCCGCCGTCGACCACGCGGCCGCGCTGACCGGGGCCTGGACCACCGGCACCGGTCGTGCCCCGGAACCGGGCCGCCCCACCCCGCCGCCCGGACTGCTCGCCACCCTGGCCGGCCGGCACAGCGCCGGACTCAATCTGGGGCGGCTGGGGCACTGGGAGGAAGCCGGCGAGGTGCACCGTGCGGTCGCCACCGAACGCGAACAGGCTCTCGGTCCCGACCACCCCGACACCCTGGCCAGCAGGTACGAGGTCGGATTCACCCTCAGCCGCACCGGGCGGGCCGCCGAGGCGCTGCGGGAGTTCGCCCGGGTCGCCGACGGCCGCGAACGCACCCTGGGCCCCGACCACCCGGAGACCCTCGCGGCCCGGCAGGAGACGGCGTACGTCCTCGGCCAGCTCGGCCGCCACTTCGAGGCCCACCAGGTCTACGCCTCGGTGCTCGCCTCGCGGGAGCGCTCCATGGGGCCGGACCACCCCGACACCCTGCGCTGCCGCCACAACCTCGCCTTCAACCTCAGCAGGCTCGGCCGCCTGGAGGACTCGTACCGCATGGCCCGCGAGGTGGCGGCGGCCCGCGGCCGCCTGCTCGGCGCGACACACCCGGACACCCTGGTCACGCTGTACGAAGTGGCGTACACACTCGGCCGTCTGGACCGCTGGACCGAGGCCCTCCAGACCTACCGCGACGTGGCGCAGGGCCGCGCCGCCGCGCTCGGCCCCGACCACCCCGACACCCTGTCCGCGCGTTACGAGGTGGGCATCAGCCTCGGCAGGCTGGGCCGGAGCGCGGAGGCGCTGGAGCTCTACCGTGCCCTGGTCGAGGACCGCACCCGGGCCGGCGGTCCGGCCGACCCCGAGACGCTGCGCGCCCGGCACGGGCTCGGCGTCAACCTGGGGCGGATGGCGCGCTGGGAGGAGGCGCTCGACGAGTCGCGCGAGGTCTGCGCCATCCGGGAACGCACCCTGGGCCCCGACCACCCCGACACCCTGGTCAGCCGCCGCGAGGTGGCCGTGGGGCTGGGCTGGCTCGGCCGCTGGGCCGAGGCCCTCACCGACTACCGCGCGGTCGCCGAGATCCGCGAACGGGCGCTGGGCGCGGACCACCCCGACACCCTCGCCGCCCGCAACGACGAGGCGCACTGCCTGGAACAGCTCGGCCGCAGTACGGAGGCGGTGGACCTCTACCGGCGGGTCGCCGACCTGCGCAGGCAGCGCGGGATGCCGCCGCACTGA
- a CDS encoding oxygenase MpaB family protein: MNDRDPGLFGPGSVTWQMHGDPMMWVAGVRALYLQALHPRAVRGVMQNSDFRQDAWGRLLRTADFVGTLTYDTTRDAERYGARVRRIHRLLKATDPETGEVYGIDEPQLLLWVHCAEVDSYLQVVRRSGFPLSDAQADRYVDEQREGARLVGLDPSDVPATTAALAAYFEKAGPRLAAGQEASDVDDFLRNPPVPALLVPARALLWRRVAALAYDSLPAYAHELYGRPAPPPAAVDRRLRITGTALRSVPARLRWRLPPGHIVKAMARLGPGSRPAPYKLRRQGAILDGPGRARQR, encoded by the coding sequence ATGAACGATCGAGACCCGGGACTCTTCGGCCCCGGCTCCGTCACCTGGCAGATGCACGGGGACCCCATGATGTGGGTGGCCGGCGTCCGCGCCCTCTATCTCCAGGCGCTCCACCCGCGCGCCGTGCGCGGCGTCATGCAGAACTCCGACTTCCGCCAGGACGCCTGGGGCCGTCTGCTGCGTACGGCCGACTTCGTCGGCACCCTCACCTACGACACCACGCGGGACGCCGAGAGGTACGGGGCGCGCGTCCGCAGGATCCACCGGCTCCTCAAAGCCACCGACCCGGAGACCGGCGAGGTCTACGGCATCGACGAACCCCAGCTGCTGCTCTGGGTGCACTGTGCCGAGGTCGACTCCTATCTCCAGGTCGTACGCCGCTCCGGCTTCCCGCTCAGCGACGCCCAGGCCGACCGCTACGTCGACGAGCAGCGGGAGGGCGCCCGCCTCGTCGGCCTCGATCCGTCCGACGTCCCCGCCACGACCGCCGCCCTGGCCGCCTACTTCGAGAAGGCCGGCCCCCGGCTCGCCGCGGGCCAGGAGGCGTCGGACGTCGACGACTTCCTGCGTAACCCACCGGTACCCGCCCTGCTGGTCCCGGCACGCGCCCTCCTCTGGCGACGCGTGGCCGCACTCGCCTACGACTCCCTGCCCGCGTACGCCCATGAGCTGTACGGCAGGCCCGCACCGCCCCCGGCAGCGGTCGACCGCCGACTGCGCATCACGGGAACCGCCCTGCGCTCGGTCCCCGCCCGCCTCCGCTGGCGACTCCCGCCCGGCCACATCGTGAAGGCGATGGCACGGCTCGGGCCCGGGAGCCGACCCGCCCCGTACAAACTCCGCAGACAGGGAGCCATACTGGACGGGCCTGGGAGGGCGCGGCAGCGGTAG
- a CDS encoding methyltransferase, with protein sequence MNRLTTSQGEFDLARFPENPRDPFRAWDAADEYLLRRLEGAEGSEPVRPSGTVAVVGDRWGALATVLAEHSPVQITDSYLARRATEANLARNGAAPDSVRMLSVRDTPPDRVDVLLVRVPKSLALLEDQLHRLAPAVHAGTVVIGTGMVKEIHTSTLKLFERIIGPTRTSLAVKKARLIFCTPDPSLPRTPSPWPHRYDLPDDVGVVSGRTVTNHAGIFCAERLDIGTRFFLKHLPQRTGPDRVVDLGCGNGVLGTSAALANPDATVTFVDESYQAVASAEATFHDNAEADAKAEFVVGDGMADVPPASVDLVLCNPPFHSHQAVTDATARNMFHGARAALRQGGELWVVGNRHLAYHTQLRRIFGNCVTVAGDPKFVVLRAVKR encoded by the coding sequence ATGAACCGTTTGACGACGTCACAGGGCGAATTCGATCTCGCCCGCTTTCCCGAGAACCCGCGCGACCCGTTCCGTGCGTGGGACGCCGCCGACGAGTACCTGCTGCGGCGGCTGGAGGGAGCGGAGGGGAGCGAACCGGTCCGTCCGTCCGGCACCGTGGCCGTCGTCGGCGACCGCTGGGGCGCCCTCGCCACCGTGCTGGCCGAGCACAGCCCCGTACAGATCACCGACTCGTACCTCGCCCGGCGGGCCACCGAAGCCAACCTGGCGCGCAACGGCGCCGCTCCGGACTCGGTGCGGATGCTGTCGGTCCGCGACACCCCGCCGGACCGCGTCGACGTGCTGCTCGTGCGGGTGCCCAAGAGCCTCGCGCTCCTGGAGGACCAGCTGCACCGGCTCGCCCCCGCCGTGCACGCGGGGACCGTCGTCATCGGGACCGGCATGGTGAAGGAGATCCACACCTCCACCCTCAAGCTGTTCGAGCGGATCATCGGCCCCACCCGCACCTCCCTGGCGGTGAAGAAGGCGCGCCTCATCTTCTGCACCCCGGACCCGTCCCTGCCCAGGACCCCCAGCCCGTGGCCCCACCGCTACGACCTGCCCGACGACGTCGGCGTGGTCTCCGGCCGTACGGTCACCAACCACGCAGGGATCTTCTGCGCCGAACGCCTGGACATCGGCACCCGCTTCTTCCTGAAGCACCTCCCGCAGCGGACGGGGCCCGACCGCGTCGTCGACCTCGGCTGCGGGAACGGCGTCCTGGGTACGTCGGCGGCGCTCGCCAACCCCGACGCCACGGTCACCTTCGTCGACGAGTCCTACCAGGCCGTCGCCTCCGCCGAGGCGACCTTCCACGACAACGCCGAGGCCGACGCCAAGGCCGAGTTCGTGGTCGGTGACGGGATGGCGGACGTCCCCCCGGCAAGCGTGGACCTGGTCCTCTGCAACCCGCCGTTCCACTCCCACCAGGCGGTCACCGACGCCACGGCCCGGAACATGTTCCACGGAGCGCGTGCCGCGCTGCGCCAGGGCGGGGAGCTGTGGGTCGTCGGCAACCGGCACCTCGCCTACCACACCCAGCTGCGCCGGATCTTCGGCAATTGCGTCACCGTCGCGGGCGACCCGAAGTTCGTCGTCCTGCGGGCCGTCAAGCGCTGA
- a CDS encoding Lrp/AsnC family transcriptional regulator, whose amino-acid sequence MDELDSALVRMLQEDGRRTNRDMAQALGIAPSTCLERIRSLRERGILTGFHAEADLAAIGRGLEAMIAVRVRPPTRAVIEAFQAFLERMPEVISLFVLTGNDDFLVHVAVRDTDHLHAVVLDKLTKRPELADVRTSVVYAHKRKTVIGPM is encoded by the coding sequence GTGGACGAACTAGATTCGGCGTTGGTACGGATGCTCCAGGAGGACGGTCGGCGCACCAACCGGGACATGGCCCAAGCGCTCGGTATCGCGCCTTCCACCTGTCTGGAGCGGATCCGGTCGCTGCGGGAGCGCGGGATCCTGACGGGGTTTCACGCCGAGGCCGACCTCGCGGCGATCGGCCGGGGGCTGGAGGCGATGATCGCCGTACGGGTCCGCCCGCCGACGCGTGCGGTGATCGAGGCGTTCCAGGCCTTCCTGGAGCGGATGCCCGAGGTGATCTCGCTCTTCGTCCTCACCGGGAACGACGACTTCCTGGTGCACGTCGCCGTCCGGGACACCGATCATCTGCACGCGGTGGTCCTGGACAAGCTGACGAAGCGTCCGGAGCTCGCCGACGTACGGACATCGGTGGTGTACGCGCACAAGCGCAAGACGGTGATCGGGCCGATGTGA
- a CDS encoding DMT family transporter produces MQERGPGGRAVVAVVVAALFWSSSYAVTKRLLDDVGPLSIGAIRFTLAALLLGVLVRLNRRRPARPDVRQRWQLYLSGFLGITVYFILENVGVDLSTASDASLIVATYPLMTMLLELVVLRARMPLPRLAGVLLATAGAFLVVRNGAETGGSSRWAGDILLLLGGLAWAGYNVLGKRASAGRDVLGVTYHQTLAGAGGFLVASLLEAREWRVPDATASALLVHLAVACSVGGFLLYNYGLRRMASSVAVNILNLVPVFGVIGAVVINGESVRPAQAVGGAVIIAGVALGMIERGRGAAAEPDEPGAAVPAAPGVTGGAR; encoded by the coding sequence ATGCAGGAGCGAGGGCCGGGCGGGCGCGCGGTGGTCGCGGTCGTGGTGGCCGCGCTGTTCTGGAGCAGTTCGTACGCGGTGACGAAGCGACTGCTGGACGACGTCGGGCCGCTCAGCATCGGGGCGATCAGATTCACCCTGGCGGCCTTGCTGCTGGGTGTCCTGGTGCGGCTGAACCGGCGTCGTCCGGCCCGGCCGGACGTGCGGCAGCGGTGGCAGCTCTACCTGAGCGGATTCCTCGGAATCACCGTCTACTTCATCCTGGAGAACGTGGGCGTCGATCTGTCCACGGCGTCCGACGCGTCGCTGATCGTGGCGACCTATCCGCTGATGACCATGCTGCTGGAACTGGTCGTCCTCCGTGCCCGGATGCCGCTGCCACGTCTGGCGGGCGTCCTGCTGGCCACTGCCGGCGCGTTCCTGGTCGTACGCAACGGGGCTGAGACGGGAGGGAGTTCACGGTGGGCAGGAGACATCCTCCTGCTGCTGGGCGGGCTGGCCTGGGCCGGGTACAACGTCCTCGGCAAGCGCGCGAGTGCGGGCCGGGACGTCCTGGGCGTCACGTACCACCAGACCCTGGCGGGTGCGGGCGGTTTCCTCGTCGCCTCCCTGCTGGAGGCGCGTGAGTGGCGGGTGCCGGATGCGACCGCCTCGGCGCTGCTCGTCCATCTGGCCGTGGCGTGCTCGGTCGGCGGCTTCCTGCTCTACAACTACGGTCTGCGCAGGATGGCGTCGAGCGTTGCCGTGAACATCCTGAACCTGGTGCCGGTCTTCGGCGTGATCGGTGCTGTGGTGATCAACGGGGAGTCGGTCCGGCCGGCCCAGGCGGTGGGCGGCGCCGTCATCATCGCCGGGGTGGCGCTGGGCATGATCGAGCGGGGGCGGGGAGCCGCGGCGGAGCCGGACGAGCCCGGGGCCGCCGTGCCGGCGGCTCCGGGCGTGACCGGCGGAGCCCGATAG
- a CDS encoding endonuclease translates to MSGRRRFYARPLLATAASIVVLTGVAATAPAATPTTAGPASPAAALDDTYYQDALGRTGAALKSSLHSIISEQTTLSYSQVWDALKATDEDPANSSNVILLYTGRSQSKSENGGGTGDWNREHVWAKSHGDFGTATGPGTDIHHLRPEDVQVNSTRGNKDFDNGGSAVSGAPGNYTDGDSFEPRDAVKGDVARMILYMAVRYEGDDSFADLEPNDSVSNGSAPNIGRLSVLKQWSQEDPPDSFEQNRNEVIFDRFQHNRNPFIDHPEWVEAIW, encoded by the coding sequence ATGTCCGGTCGTCGCCGTTTCTACGCGCGTCCACTACTCGCCACAGCCGCATCGATCGTCGTTCTCACAGGCGTCGCGGCCACCGCGCCCGCCGCGACCCCCACGACCGCCGGACCGGCCTCCCCGGCCGCCGCGCTCGACGACACCTACTACCAGGACGCTCTGGGCAGGACGGGCGCCGCGCTCAAGAGCTCGCTGCACTCGATCATCAGCGAGCAGACCACGCTCTCCTACAGCCAGGTCTGGGACGCGCTCAAGGCGACCGACGAGGACCCCGCCAACTCCTCCAACGTGATCCTCCTCTACACGGGCCGTTCCCAGTCGAAGAGTGAGAACGGGGGCGGCACCGGCGACTGGAACCGGGAACACGTCTGGGCCAAGTCCCACGGCGACTTCGGCACCGCGACCGGCCCCGGCACCGACATCCACCACCTGCGCCCCGAGGACGTCCAGGTCAACTCCACCCGTGGCAACAAGGACTTCGACAACGGCGGCAGCGCCGTCTCGGGGGCCCCCGGCAACTACACCGACGGCGACTCCTTCGAACCGCGCGACGCGGTCAAGGGTGATGTCGCCCGGATGATCCTCTACATGGCGGTGCGGTACGAGGGCGACGACTCCTTCGCCGACCTGGAGCCGAACGACAGTGTGAGCAACGGGTCGGCGCCGAACATCGGGCGGCTCTCCGTACTGAAGCAGTGGAGCCAGGAGGACCCGCCGGACAGCTTCGAGCAGAACCGCAACGAGGTCATATTCGACCGGTTCCAGCACAACCGGAACCCGTTCATCGACCACCCCGAGTGGGTCGAGGCCATCTGGTAG